Proteins encoded together in one Bacteroides zoogleoformans window:
- a CDS encoding cell division ATP-binding protein FtsE produces MSSEVLIRYKDVEIHQQELCVLNKVNLELYKGDFVYLIGRVGSGKTSLLKTFYGELDIASGEAQVLGYDMLHIKRKHIPHLRRKLGIVFQDFQLLTDRTVYDNLAFVLRATGWKNKGEMKDRIEEVLELVGMSNKGYKLPNELSGGEQQRIVIARAVLNSPEIILADEPTGNLDVETGHAITELLHGISQAGSLVVMTTHNLQLLCDFPGKVYRCVDHLMKDVTMEYADLASVAE; encoded by the coding sequence ATGAGCAGTGAAGTACTGATTCGATATAAAGACGTTGAGATACATCAACAAGAGTTATGCGTGCTCAACAAAGTTAATCTGGAACTTTACAAAGGGGACTTTGTCTATTTGATTGGTAGGGTTGGCTCAGGTAAAACGAGTTTGCTCAAGACTTTTTATGGTGAATTGGATATCGCATCGGGCGAAGCTCAAGTTTTAGGGTATGATATGCTTCACATCAAACGGAAGCATATTCCGCACCTGCGCCGTAAATTAGGCATTGTCTTTCAAGACTTTCAGTTACTGACCGACCGTACAGTATATGATAATCTCGCCTTTGTTCTTCGTGCCACCGGCTGGAAAAACAAAGGCGAGATGAAAGACCGTATTGAGGAAGTATTGGAACTCGTTGGTATGAGTAATAAAGGCTATAAGTTACCTAACGAATTGTCCGGAGGCGAACAGCAACGCATCGTGATTGCGCGTGCCGTACTTAATTCTCCGGAAATAATCTTGGCGGATGAACCAACCGGAAATCTGGATGTAGAAACCGGACACGCCATAACGGAGTTGTTGCACGGTATCAGTCAGGCCGGTTCTTTAGTCGTGATGACGACACATAACCTGCAATTGCTGTGCGATTTCCCCGGTAAAGTTTATCGCTGCGTAGACCATTTGATGAAAGATGTCACAATGGAATATGCTGATCTTGCATCGGTGGCGGAATAA
- the hisIE gene encoding bifunctional phosphoribosyl-AMP cyclohydrolase/phosphoribosyl-ATP diphosphatase HisIE — translation MLDFDKMNGLVPAVIQDVDTAKVLMLGFMNKEAYDKTKESGRVTFFSRTKNRLWTKGEESGNFLHVVSLKEDCDHDTLLIKVHPEGPVCHTGTDTCWGEKNEQPVMFLKQLQDFINKRYEEMPQGSYTTSLFQSGVNKMAQKVGEEAVETVIEACNGTDERLIYEGADLLYHLIVLLTSKGYGIEDLARELEERHSATWKKH, via the coding sequence ATGTTGGATTTTGACAAAATGAACGGACTTGTTCCGGCAGTGATACAAGATGTAGATACCGCAAAGGTCTTGATGCTGGGCTTTATGAACAAAGAAGCTTATGACAAGACAAAGGAAAGCGGGAGGGTGACTTTCTTCAGTCGTACCAAGAATCGTTTGTGGACAAAGGGTGAGGAAAGTGGAAATTTTCTGCATGTGGTTTCCCTCAAGGAAGACTGTGATCATGATACGTTACTCATTAAAGTGCATCCCGAAGGTCCTGTTTGCCATACCGGTACCGATACTTGCTGGGGAGAGAAGAATGAACAACCCGTTATGTTTTTGAAACAACTTCAAGATTTTATCAACAAACGCTATGAAGAAATGCCTCAAGGGTCGTATACTACCAGCTTGTTTCAATCCGGAGTTAACAAAATGGCTCAAAAAGTAGGTGAGGAAGCGGTAGAAACTGTTATTGAGGCTTGTAACGGAACGGATGAGCGCTTGATTTATGAAGGAGCAGATCTGTTGTATCACCTGATTGTCCTGCTCACTTCCAAAGGATATGGCATCGAAGATTTAGCCCGAGAACTGGAAGAACGTCATAGCGCCACTTGGAAAAAACATTAA
- a CDS encoding DUF3737 family protein gives MKLIKDTEFGGERPLFASHDLRLENVVIRAGESAIKECSNIEAVECRFEGNYPFWHVHGFKIARCYFDVGGRSALWYSDHLEMTDTVIDAPKMFREMTEIAIENVVMNDADEVFWRCNDIRVKNLEMHDGTYPFMFSSNIYVDGLESDSKYVFQYVKNVEIHNAKITTKDAFWEVENVTIYDSELNGEYLGWHSKNLRLVNCHITGEQPLCYAHDLVLENCTFGPDCDRAFEYSTLQADIRGAITDIKNPTSGRIVADEFGSVTIDENIKAPADCEIRLRDERTCLSY, from the coding sequence ATGAAACTTATTAAAGATACTGAGTTCGGAGGTGAACGTCCGCTGTTTGCATCGCATGACCTTCGTTTGGAAAACGTAGTTATCCGCGCCGGCGAATCGGCTATCAAAGAGTGCAGCAATATCGAAGCTGTGGAATGCCGTTTCGAGGGGAACTATCCTTTCTGGCACGTTCACGGTTTTAAGATCGCCCGTTGCTATTTCGATGTCGGAGGACGTTCGGCGCTGTGGTATAGCGACCATCTGGAGATGACCGACACGGTGATAGATGCTCCGAAGATGTTCCGCGAGATGACCGAAATTGCCATCGAGAATGTGGTGATGAACGATGCCGACGAGGTGTTCTGGCGATGTAATGACATACGCGTCAAGAACCTTGAAATGCATGACGGCACTTACCCGTTCATGTTCAGCAGCAACATCTATGTGGACGGCCTGGAGAGCGACAGCAAGTACGTCTTCCAGTATGTGAAGAACGTAGAAATCCACAATGCCAAGATTACGACAAAGGATGCTTTCTGGGAAGTAGAGAACGTAACAATTTACGATTCGGAGCTCAACGGCGAGTACCTTGGCTGGCATTCCAAGAACCTGCGTTTGGTGAACTGCCACATCACCGGCGAGCAGCCGCTTTGTTATGCGCATGACCTTGTGCTGGAGAACTGTACTTTCGGTCCTGATTGTGACCGCGCTTTTGAATACAGCACGTTGCAGGCCGATATTCGCGGAGCCATCACCGACATCAAGAATCCGACATCGGGACGTATCGTGGCCGATGAGTTCGGCTCGGTGACAATTGACGAGAATATCAAAGCTCCGGCAGATTGTGAAATCCGTCTCAGAGATGAGCGTACTTGCTTAAGCTACTAA
- a CDS encoding ferritin — protein MITEKLQKAINGQITAELWSSNLYLAMSFFMEKEGYCGMASWLRKQSSEEKAHACEMASYIIKRGGAAKLDKVDVVPDDFGTPLEVFEQVYQHECRISKMIEELVDVAAAEKDKATQDFLWGFIREQVEEEATAASIVDMIKKAGDAGIFFVDAKLGERK, from the coding sequence ATGATTACAGAAAAATTACAAAAAGCAATTAATGGGCAGATTACAGCTGAGTTGTGGTCGTCCAACCTCTATTTGGCAATGTCTTTCTTTATGGAGAAAGAAGGATATTGCGGCATGGCTTCTTGGTTGAGAAAACAATCTTCTGAGGAAAAAGCGCATGCTTGTGAAATGGCTTCTTACATCATCAAACGTGGTGGTGCCGCCAAGCTGGACAAGGTGGATGTTGTTCCTGATGATTTCGGTACTCCGTTAGAAGTATTCGAACAAGTTTATCAACATGAATGCCGTATATCTAAGATGATTGAAGAATTGGTGGATGTAGCTGCTGCTGAAAAAGATAAAGCGACACAAGACTTCTTATGGGGATTTATTCGTGAGCAAGTAGAGGAAGAGGCTACCGCTGCATCCATTGTGGATATGATTAAAAAAGCCGGTGATGCCGGAATCTTCTTTGTGGATGCCAAACTCGGCGAACGTAAATAA
- the lysA gene encoding diaminopimelate decarboxylase → MKGIFPIHKFQDLRTPFYYYDTKVLRDTLACIRAEVTQYGNYSVHYAVKANVNPKVLAIIRENGLGADCVSGGEIHAAIKAGFPGDKIVFAGVGKADWEINLGLEHDIFCFNVESVPELKIINELAAAKGKVANVAFRINPNVGAHTHANITTGLAENKFGISMQDIDYVIDIAQVMKNVCFIGLHFHIGSQILDMGDFVALCNRVNELQDKLEARRIRIGHINVGGGLGIDYGHPNRQPVPDFQNYFGLYDNHLKLRPHQTLHFELGRSVVGQCGSLISRVLYVKQGTNKQFAILDAGMTDLIRPALYQAYHKIENITSDDRMQTYDVVGPICESSDVFGKAVDLNGVRRGDFIALRSAGAYGEIMASSYNCRELPKGYTSDELV, encoded by the coding sequence ATGAAAGGTATATTTCCCATCCATAAATTTCAAGACTTGCGTACGCCTTTCTATTATTATGATACGAAAGTGTTGCGCGATACGCTTGCCTGCATCCGTGCGGAGGTGACACAGTATGGCAACTATTCGGTGCATTATGCTGTGAAGGCGAATGTGAATCCCAAAGTGCTTGCTATCATTCGTGAGAATGGGCTTGGGGCCGATTGCGTGAGCGGCGGTGAAATTCATGCAGCTATCAAAGCGGGTTTCCCAGGAGATAAAATAGTCTTTGCGGGTGTTGGAAAAGCCGATTGGGAGATTAATCTGGGATTAGAGCACGACATTTTTTGTTTCAACGTAGAGTCTGTTCCTGAGTTGAAGATTATCAATGAACTGGCGGCGGCTAAAGGAAAAGTGGCCAATGTGGCGTTTCGCATCAACCCCAATGTCGGTGCTCATACCCATGCAAATATCACTACCGGATTGGCTGAAAATAAGTTTGGCATCAGTATGCAGGATATCGATTATGTAATTGATATTGCGCAGGTAATGAAGAATGTATGCTTCATCGGATTACATTTTCATATTGGCTCTCAGATACTGGATATGGGTGATTTTGTGGCTTTATGCAATCGTGTCAATGAATTGCAGGATAAGTTGGAGGCACGTCGTATCCGTATCGGTCATATCAATGTAGGAGGAGGGCTTGGAATTGATTACGGTCACCCCAATCGCCAGCCCGTACCCGATTTCCAAAACTATTTCGGATTATATGATAACCATTTGAAATTACGACCTCATCAGACACTTCATTTCGAGTTGGGACGTTCCGTGGTAGGACAGTGCGGATCATTGATTTCACGTGTGCTCTATGTGAAGCAAGGCACCAATAAGCAATTTGCCATTTTAGATGCCGGCATGACGGATTTGATTCGCCCTGCACTCTATCAGGCTTATCATAAGATAGAAAATATAACGTCGGACGACCGGATGCAGACTTATGATGTGGTAGGTCCGATATGCGAATCGTCCGATGTATTCGGCAAGGCTGTTGATTTGAACGGTGTGCGTCGTGGCGACTTTATTGCCCTTCGTTCGGCTGGTGCTTACGGTGAAATTATGGCTTCGAGTTATAATTGTCGGGAGTTGCCGAAAGGATATACTTCAGATGAACTGGTGTAA
- the hisA gene encoding 1-(5-phosphoribosyl)-5-[(5-phosphoribosylamino)methylideneamino]imidazole-4-carboxamide isomerase, protein MIELIPAIDIIDGKCVRLSQGDYESKKVYNENPVEVAKALEAHGIRRLHVVDLDGAVSHHVVNYRTLGQIAVNTSLIIDFGGGIKSDEDLKIAFENGATMVTGGSVAVKDPELFCGWLQVHGPEKIILGADVKDRKIAVNGWKDESACELFPFLKEYVEKGIRKVICTDISCDGMLQGPSTTLYREILKQHAGLFLIASGGVSCANDILELEAAGVHAVIFGKALYEGRIKLKELENFL, encoded by the coding sequence ATGATAGAACTGATTCCCGCTATTGATATCATTGACGGAAAGTGTGTCCGCCTTTCTCAAGGTGATTATGAAAGTAAGAAAGTGTACAATGAAAATCCCGTGGAGGTAGCCAAGGCATTGGAAGCTCACGGCATCCGTCGGCTTCATGTAGTGGACTTGGACGGAGCTGTTTCACACCACGTGGTGAACTATCGGACATTAGGGCAAATTGCCGTGAACACTTCTTTGATTATAGATTTCGGTGGAGGAATAAAGAGCGACGAGGATTTGAAGATAGCTTTTGAGAACGGTGCAACGATGGTGACCGGTGGCAGTGTAGCTGTCAAAGATCCTGAGTTATTTTGCGGTTGGCTTCAGGTGCATGGTCCGGAAAAGATTATCCTTGGCGCGGATGTGAAAGATCGGAAAATAGCCGTTAACGGCTGGAAAGACGAAAGTGCTTGTGAGTTGTTTCCGTTTTTGAAAGAATATGTGGAAAAAGGCATTCGTAAGGTGATTTGTACGGATATTAGTTGCGACGGAATGTTACAAGGTCCGTCCACGACTTTGTACCGAGAAATATTGAAACAGCATGCAGGTTTGTTTTTGATAGCCAGTGGAGGTGTGAGTTGCGCCAACGATATTCTGGAACTGGAAGCGGCCGGTGTGCATGCTGTTATTTTTGGTAAAGCTTTGTACGAAGGACGCATCAAATTGAAAGAATTGGAAAACTTTTTATAA
- the hisH gene encoding imidazole glycerol phosphate synthase subunit HisH — protein sequence MEVAVIKYNAGNICSVDYALKRLGVEAVITADESTLRAADRVIFPGVGEAETTMNFLRAGGMDKLIKDLKQPVLGICLGMQLMCRHSEEGDVEGLGIFDAGVKRFVSLKPAEKVPHMGWNTIKQTESALFKGFTKGEYVYFVHSYYVPLNNSTAAVTDYILPFSAALHKDNFYATQFHPEKSGSVGERILQNFLTL from the coding sequence ATGGAGGTTGCAGTTATTAAATACAATGCCGGCAATATATGTTCGGTGGATTACGCCTTGAAACGTTTGGGAGTGGAGGCTGTGATTACAGCAGACGAGTCTACGTTACGGGCTGCCGATAGGGTTATTTTTCCCGGAGTGGGCGAGGCGGAAACAACTATGAACTTTTTGCGTGCCGGCGGAATGGATAAGTTGATAAAAGATTTGAAACAGCCGGTGTTGGGTATTTGTCTGGGTATGCAACTGATGTGCCGTCATTCGGAAGAAGGGGATGTGGAGGGGCTTGGCATTTTTGATGCCGGCGTGAAGCGTTTTGTCTCCTTGAAACCTGCGGAAAAGGTTCCTCACATGGGATGGAACACTATTAAGCAAACCGAGAGTGCTCTTTTCAAAGGGTTTACGAAAGGGGAGTATGTGTACTTTGTGCATAGTTATTACGTTCCGTTGAACAATAGTACGGCAGCTGTGACAGATTATATCCTTCCATTCAGTGCAGCCTTGCATAAAGACAATTTTTATGCTACTCAGTTTCATCCGGAGAAGAGTGGAAGTGTGGGTGAACGTATATTACAGAATTTTTTGACATTATGA
- a CDS encoding MATE family efflux transporter: MTTRTEKTNRLLALIREGKPMTLGQQLRLTVQLSIPAVIAQLSSIVMQYIDAAMVGSLGAEASASIGLVSTTTWLFWGLCAAVTTGFSVQVAHKIGAGDMQGARAVLRQSLIATLGFGLLLAVLGVAISDALPGWLGGDVSIRHNASLYFLIFSLFLPALQMNFLAGGMLRCSGNMHVPSMLGVTMCILDVLFNFFLIFPSREWSLASHSFTMPGAGLGVVGAALGTVLAEAVVAGILLWYLWNRSGELKLGGEQGGFRPKRETLKKALHISLPMGLEHFVICAAQIMTTVIVAPLGVFAIAANSFAITAESLCYMPGYGIADAATTLVGQSLGAKRRRLTRSFARITVFMGMAIMGVMGVAMYIFAPQIIGLMTPVEDIRELAVMALRIEAFAEPMFAASIVGYGVFVGAADTLIPCLMNFLSIWMVRLSLAALLAPTLGLKGVWIAMCVELCFRGMIFLIHLKRERWMKKI, translated from the coding sequence ATGACAACGCGGACTGAGAAAACGAATCGTTTGCTTGCATTGATTCGCGAAGGGAAACCGATGACATTGGGACAACAGTTGCGTCTGACCGTGCAGCTCAGTATTCCGGCTGTCATTGCGCAACTATCTTCCATCGTCATGCAGTATATCGATGCGGCGATGGTGGGAAGCCTCGGTGCCGAGGCATCGGCCTCCATCGGTTTGGTATCGACAACCACGTGGCTTTTCTGGGGGCTATGTGCAGCTGTCACTACGGGATTCTCCGTACAAGTAGCTCATAAAATCGGTGCGGGCGACATGCAGGGCGCACGAGCGGTGTTGCGGCAATCGCTGATTGCCACACTTGGCTTCGGTCTATTGTTGGCGGTGCTTGGAGTGGCGATTAGTGACGCATTGCCGGGCTGGTTGGGAGGCGATGTTTCCATTCGGCACAACGCATCGCTCTATTTTCTTATATTCTCACTTTTTCTGCCTGCCTTGCAGATGAATTTCTTGGCCGGAGGTATGCTGCGATGCAGCGGTAATATGCACGTGCCGAGCATGCTTGGGGTAACGATGTGTATATTAGACGTTCTCTTTAATTTCTTTCTGATTTTTCCTTCGCGCGAGTGGAGTCTGGCAAGTCACTCTTTCACGATGCCGGGTGCAGGATTGGGTGTGGTTGGTGCGGCGTTGGGTACAGTTCTTGCCGAAGCTGTTGTTGCCGGAATATTGCTATGGTATCTCTGGAATCGCTCCGGAGAATTGAAATTGGGTGGAGAACAAGGTGGTTTCCGGCCGAAAAGGGAAACTCTGAAAAAAGCGCTTCACATCAGTCTTCCCATGGGGTTAGAACACTTTGTTATTTGCGCCGCACAAATCATGACGACGGTCATCGTGGCACCGTTGGGGGTATTTGCCATTGCAGCTAATTCGTTTGCCATCACGGCCGAGAGCCTTTGCTATATGCCCGGCTACGGCATTGCCGATGCAGCCACGACACTGGTCGGTCAAAGTCTGGGTGCGAAACGCCGCCGGCTGACGCGCAGCTTCGCTCGTATTACCGTATTTATGGGCATGGCAATCATGGGGGTGATGGGCGTGGCGATGTATATCTTCGCTCCGCAAATCATCGGATTGATGACGCCTGTCGAGGACATTCGCGAGCTGGCTGTCATGGCTTTGCGCATCGAAGCGTTTGCCGAACCCATGTTTGCGGCCTCGATTGTCGGTTACGGTGTCTTCGTGGGAGCGGCGGACACGCTTATCCCCTGCCTTATGAACTTTCTCAGCATCTGGATGGTTCGCTTGTCTTTGGCAGCTTTGCTTGCTCCGACGCTGGGGCTTAAGGGCGTATGGATTGCCATGTGTGTCGAATTATGTTTTCGGGGCATGATTTTCCTTATTCACCTGAAGCGGGAACGATGGATGAAGAAAATATAG
- the hisF gene encoding imidazole glycerol phosphate synthase subunit HisF: MLAKRIIPCLDIKDGQTVKGTNFMNLRHAGDPVELARAYSEQGADELVFLDITASFEGRKTFTELVKRIAANISIPFTVGGGINELGDVDRLLNAGADKISINSSAIRRPELIDEIAKHFGSQVCVLAVDAKQTEKDWWCYLNGGRVQTDKELYAWTAEAQERGAGEILFTSMNHDGVKNGYANEALSALSGQLSIPVIASGGAGCKEHFCDVFLQGKADAALAASVFHFGEIKIPELKSYLCVHGISMRLV; encoded by the coding sequence GTGTTAGCAAAAAGAATTATTCCTTGTCTTGATATAAAAGACGGGCAGACAGTGAAAGGAACCAATTTTATGAATCTGCGTCATGCGGGCGACCCTGTTGAATTGGCGCGTGCTTATAGTGAACAAGGGGCGGATGAGTTGGTCTTTTTAGATATTACAGCTAGTTTCGAGGGGCGGAAGACCTTTACGGAATTAGTGAAACGCATAGCTGCAAATATCAGCATCCCTTTTACCGTAGGTGGAGGAATTAATGAATTGGGCGATGTGGACAGATTGCTGAATGCCGGTGCGGATAAAATCTCCATCAATTCTTCTGCTATCCGCCGTCCGGAATTGATAGACGAAATAGCTAAACACTTCGGTTCGCAAGTGTGTGTGTTGGCTGTAGATGCCAAACAAACGGAAAAAGATTGGTGGTGCTATTTGAATGGTGGACGTGTGCAAACGGATAAAGAGTTGTATGCATGGACCGCTGAAGCACAGGAACGGGGCGCAGGCGAAATACTGTTTACAAGCATGAATCATGATGGTGTAAAGAACGGATATGCCAATGAAGCTCTTTCTGCTTTGTCCGGACAACTTTCTATTCCGGTCATAGCTTCGGGTGGAGCCGGTTGCAAAGAGCATTTTTGCGATGTCTTTCTGCAAGGAAAGGCAGATGCGGCCTTGGCGGCCAGTGTTTTTCACTTCGGAGAAATCAAAATTCCCGAATTAAAATCGTACCTTTGCGTCCACGGAATTTCTATGCGTTTGGTGTGA
- a CDS encoding aspartate kinase → MKVLKFGGTSVGSAARMKEVAKLITDGERKIVVLSAMSGTTNTLVEISDYLYKKNPEGANEIINKLESKYRQHIEELFVTPEYKQKGRELIKSHFDYIRSYTKDLFTLFEEKVVLAQGELISTAMMNYYLQECGTQSVLLPALEYMRTDKNAEPDPVYIKEKLHIQLELHPDADIYITQGYICRNAYGEIDNLQRGGSDYTASLIGAAVNATEIQIWTDIDGMHNNDPRIVDKTTPVRHLHFEEAAELAYFGAKILHPTCIQPAKYANIPVRLLNTMAPTAPGTLISNDTEKGKIKAVAAKDNITAIKIKSSRMLLAHGFLRKVFEIFESYQTSIDMICTSEVGVSVSIDNVKHLNEILDDLKKYGTVTVDEGMCIICVVGDLEWENVGFEAKALDAMREIPVRMISFGGSNYNISFLIREEDKRAALQSLSNALFGEVQ, encoded by the coding sequence ATGAAAGTTTTAAAGTTTGGAGGTACTTCAGTAGGCTCGGCTGCTCGCATGAAGGAAGTTGCCAAATTAATTACCGATGGTGAACGTAAGATTGTGGTTCTATCTGCCATGTCGGGTACCACAAACACATTGGTTGAGATATCGGACTATCTGTACAAGAAGAATCCGGAGGGTGCCAACGAAATTATCAATAAACTGGAGAGCAAATATCGCCAGCATATTGAGGAACTTTTTGTCACCCCCGAGTATAAACAGAAAGGACGCGAACTTATCAAGTCTCATTTTGATTATATTCGTTCTTATACCAAAGACCTTTTTACATTGTTTGAAGAAAAAGTAGTGCTGGCGCAGGGGGAGTTGATTTCTACTGCCATGATGAACTATTATTTGCAGGAATGCGGAACGCAGTCGGTTTTGCTTCCGGCCTTAGAATATATGCGTACGGATAAAAATGCAGAGCCCGATCCCGTTTATATCAAAGAAAAGTTGCATATTCAACTGGAATTGCATCCGGATGCTGATATTTACATTACGCAGGGATATATCTGTCGTAATGCCTATGGTGAGATAGATAATCTGCAACGTGGAGGGAGTGACTATACGGCATCGCTGATTGGAGCAGCTGTCAATGCTACTGAAATTCAGATATGGACGGATATCGATGGCATGCATAACAATGATCCCCGTATCGTTGACAAGACGACTCCCGTGCGTCATCTTCATTTTGAGGAGGCAGCTGAATTGGCTTATTTCGGTGCCAAGATTCTGCATCCCACCTGCATTCAGCCGGCCAAATATGCCAATATACCCGTACGTCTTCTCAATACGATGGCTCCCACTGCCCCGGGTACATTGATTTCAAATGATACGGAGAAGGGTAAAATCAAAGCTGTGGCTGCCAAAGACAATATTACGGCTATCAAGATTAAATCCAGTCGCATGTTGCTTGCACACGGTTTTTTGCGTAAGGTATTTGAAATCTTTGAAAGTTACCAGACTTCTATCGATATGATTTGTACTTCGGAGGTTGGTGTATCGGTGTCTATTGATAACGTTAAACATCTTAACGAGATTTTGGACGACTTGAAAAAATATGGTACGGTGACTGTGGATGAGGGCATGTGCATTATCTGTGTCGTAGGCGATTTAGAATGGGAGAATGTGGGATTTGAAGCTAAAGCATTGGATGCAATGCGCGAGATTCCCGTCCGAATGATTTCTTTCGGCGGCAGCAATTACAACATCTCATTCCTTATCCGGGAGGAGGATAAGAGAGCGGCCCTACAATCGCTTAGTAATGCTCTGTTCGGCGAAGTACAGTAA